The Streptomyces cyaneogriseus subsp. noncyanogenus region GACGGCCGCCCTGCTTGTCGTCGCGGGCGTTGCCGGCTCCGCGGTAGTTGCCGCGGCCACCGCCGCTCCCGCCGCGGCCGCCGCTGTTGCCACCACGGCTCCCGCCGTTGTTTCCGCTGCTGTTCCTGCCGCTGCTGCTTCGCATCAAAGTTCCGTCTTGTCGTCTGCGTCCTCGGAATCCGGGGCGTCCGGATCGAACGACGGGACCCCTTCCAGCGTCTCGGCCTCGATCGCCTCCGCCTCCGGGAGGAAGGGCGCGAGCTCCGGGAGTTCGTCCAGACCGCGCAGGCCCATCCGTTCCAGGAAGTAGTTCGTCGTCCTGTACAGGATCGCACCTGTTTCGGGTTCCGTGCCCGCCTCCTCGACCAGACCGCGCTGGAGCAGGGTGCGCATCACGCCGTCGCAGTTCACTCCGCGCACGGCGGAGACCCGGCTGCGGCTCACCGGCTGCCGGTACGCCACCACCGCCAGCGTCTCCAGCGCCGCCTGCGTGAGCCGGGCCTGCTGCCCGTCCAGGACGAACCGGTCGACGGCGGGCGCGTAGCCGGCCCGGGTGTAGAACCGCCAGCCGCCCGCGACGAACCGCAGCTCGAACCCGCGCCCCTGGGCGGTGTACTCGTCGGCCAGCTCCCGCAGCGCGTCGGCGACCTGCCGCCGGGGCCGCTCCAGGATCTTCGCCAGATGCTCCTCGGTCGCGGGTTCGTCCACGACCATCAGGACGGCCTCCAGGGCGGGCTTGAGCTCCAGTCCGGCGACGGTCCCCGGCCCGGCCGGATCCGCGGTGGTCTCCTCGCTCACGCCTTCTCCTCCGTGTCGTGCGCGCCGGCCGTATCGGTCTTCTCGCGCCGCTCGGGCGGCCGGTCGAACTCGTCGGTGACCAGCGGCCCGGTGTCCGTGTCGCCGCCCGTCCAGCGCACCAGCAGCTCGCCGAGCGCGGTCTCCTGCTCCAACGCCACGGCCTTCTCCCGGTACAGCTCCAGCAGGGCGAGGAACCGGGCGACGACGGTCAGGGTGTCGTCGGTGTCCTCGACCAGGGTCCGGAAGGCGGCCTCGCCCAGCTCCTTGAGCCGGGCGACGACGATGCGGGCCTGCTCCTGCACGCTGACCAGCGGGGCGTGGATGTGGTCGACGTACACCTGCGGTTTCGGCTTGGGCTGCATCGCCTTGACCGCGAGCCTGGCGAACCCTTCGGCGCCGATGCCGATCACGACCTCGGGCAGCAGCTCGGCGTGCCGGGGCTCCAGGCCGACGGTACGGGGCCTGCTGCGGGCCTCCGCGTCCAGCCGTTCGCTGAAGATCTCCGCGATCCGCTTGTACGCGCGGTACTGCAACAACCGCGCGAAGAGCAGGTCGCGGGCCTCCAGCAGGGCCAGGTCGGCCTCGTCCTCCACCTCGGCGGCGGGCAGCAGCCGGGCCGCCTTGAGGTCGAGGAGCGTGGCCGCCACGACCAGGAACTCGGTCGTCCGGTCCAGGTCCCAGTCCGGTCCCATGGCCCTGATGTGGGCCATGAACTCGTCGGTCACCTTCGACAGCGCGACCTCGGTGACGTCCAGCTTGTGCTTGGAGATCAGTTGCAGGAGCAGGTCGAAGGGGCCCTCGAAGTTGGCCAGGCGCACCGTGAAGACGCCGTCGTCCCCGGCACCGGGCGCCGCCTGCGGCGCCGTGCCGGTCGGCGGCGCGCCGTCCTCCGGCCGGGCCCCCGCCGCCGGCTCACCGGGACCGGCGGGTCCGGCGGGCGCCGCCACGACGGGCGCGGCCTCGGGCACGGTCTCGGCTGCGGACCCGCCCGGCGCGGCCGTCCGCGGGGCCCCTGGCCCCCTCCCCAGCGCGCGCCGTCGGCCGGCCGGGCCGGAGGAGGGGGGTGGGGTGCCGTTCGAGGTCATAGCCCCCGCAGGCTATCGCTACCGTCCGCGCAGCCGGCGTACGAGGATGCTGGCGTCCCCACGGGTCTCCAGGTCGGCGAGGACCACGGCGACGGCCTCGCGCACGATCCGGCCGCGGTCGACGGCCAGCCCGTGCTCGCCCCTGAGGACCAGGCGGGCGTGCTCCAGGTCCATGAGCTCCTCGGCGGAGACGTACACGGTGATCTTCTCGTCGTGCCGTTCGCGGCCGCTGGGGCGGCGGGTGGCCGTCCGGCCGCGCTTGCGGGGCTGGGCGGCAGCGGCGGACGCGTCCTGGGCACTCCCGCGCCGCGCGGCGCGCTCGGCGCCCCGGGTGCGCGACTCGCCGGTCCCGGCCGGGTCCGCCTCCGCCGCGGCGTGCTCGGCGCCCGCGCCGTCGCCGCCCTGCGCGGGGACCGACTGCGGTGCGTCCTCGGCGGCCGTCTGGTCGCTCTCCCCAGCCGGCGCCGGCACCCGGGTGTCCCCGTTGGCCGGGCGTCGCGGGGTGGACGGCTGCAGCGCCATTCCCCCTGTCGTACGGAAGAGTTCGTCGGCCCCCGGCAGACTCACTCGGCGTGACACCGGGCGAGCACCTCCCTGGCGAGCTGGCGGTAGGCGGCGGCACCGACGGAGTTGGAGGCGTAGGTGGTGATCGGCTCACCGGCGACCGTGGTCTCCGGGAAGCGGACCGTGCGCCCGATGACCGTGTGGTAGACGTGGTCGTCGAACGCCTCGACGACCCGCGCGAGCACCTCTCGGCTGTGCACCGTGCGCGAGTCGTACATCGTGGCCAGGATGCCGTCGAGCTCCAGATCGGGGTTGAGCCGCTCCTGGACCTTCTCGATGGTCTCGGTCAGCAGGGCGACCCCGCGCAGCGCGAAGAACTCGCACTCCAGCGGCACGATCACCTTGTGCGCGGCGGTCAGGGCGTTGACCGTGAGCAGGCCGAGCGAGGGCTGGCAGTCGATCACGACGTAGTCGTAGTCCGGCAGCAGCGGCTTCAGCGCGCGCTGGAGCGACGATTCGCGGGCGACCTCGGAGACGAGCTGGACCTCGGCGGCCGACAGGTCGATGTTGCTGGGCAGCAGGTCCATGTTGGGGACCGCCGTCTTCAGCAGGACCTCGTCGGCCGACATGCCCCGCTCCATGAGCAGGTTGTAGACGGTGAGGTCGAGCTCCATCGGGTTGACGCCGAGGCCGACCGAGAGGGCGCCCTGCGGGTCGAAGTCGACGAGCAGCACCCGGCGCCCGTACTCGGCGAGCGCGGCGCCCAGGTTGATGGCCGACGTCGTCTTGCCGACGCCGCCCTTCTGGTTGCACATCGCGATGATCTTCGCGGGGCCGTGGTCGGTCAGCGGGCCCGGGATCGGGAAGTACGGCAGCGGGCGCCCGGTCGGGCCGATGCGCTCACGGCGCTGCCGGGCGGCGTCGGGCGCGAGCGTGGCCGCGTACTCGGGGTCCGGCTCGTACTCGGCGTCGGGATCGTAGAAGTGCCCCTCGGGCAGTTCCTCGTAGTCGGCGAAGTGGTTGTGGGGGGCGCCACTTCCGTCGCCGGCCATGGCGTTCACGTGTTGGCCATCCATGCTCTGGTGTGTCTGAGTCGCCCCTGACATCTGGTGACTCTGGTGGGCTGCGAAGGTGCGCACAGCGACGGAGCCGACAGCCTCGTACCGCCCAGGGGCCTGGCCCTGCGCAGGCATTCCTGGTTGACCACCCCCGGGAGTAAATGTCGACTCGTTCACAAGTCGTCTTACCTCCTTGGTGACCAGGAAACTTCTAGACAGGTCAGCGTGGCACCATGCCGACGGTTGGCGACTCTATGGCGTGTCGGCGGTTCGCAGCAACACAATCCGCCGGACCCGGCCGGATGTGTCGGCAATGAAACATCCCGCTGTCAAGGGCGTACGGCCGTCGCACAGCAGGTTTCACCGGTGTGCGAACCGGTTCAAGGGGTGCGTTCGAGGCGAGTTGCCCGAGAATCGCGAAGTGACCATACACACATCCGGCCGGACCTTATAGGGCAAGGTCCGGCCGGGTGCGAAGGGTTGACGGTACGTGTTGACGTATCGCCTTTTGCTGTTGACGACTTGGCCGTGGTAATGGCCGAAGGTCAGCCGAGCAGCGAGGAGAGCTCCACGTGCTCCAGGCCGTGCGCCTCGGCGACCTCCTTGTAAACGACCTTGCCGTCGTGGGTGTTGAGGCCCTTGGCCAGCGCGGGGTCGCGGCGCAGCGCCTCGGCCCAGCCGCGGTTGGCCAGTTCGACGATGTAGGGCAGCGTCGCGTTGGTCAGCGCGTAGGTGGAGGTGTTCGGCACCGCGCCCGGCATGTTGGCGACGCAGTAGAAGACCGAGTCGTGGACCTGGAAGGTCGGCTCGGCGTGGGTGGTCGGGTGCGAGTCCTCGAAGCAGCCGCCCTGGTCGATCGCGATGTCGACAAGGACACTTCCCGGCTTCATGCGGGACACCAGCTCGTTGGTGACCAGCTTCGGGGCCTTGGCGCCCGGGATGAGGACGGCGCCGATGACGAGGTCGGCCTCCAGGCACGCCTTCTCCAGCTCGAAGGCGTTGGAGACGACGGTCTGGATCTTCGTGCCGAAGATCTTGTCGGCTTCCTTGAGCTTGTTGATGTCCTTGTCGAGCAGGGTCACGTGGAAGCCCATGCCGATGGCGATCTGCGCGGCGTTCCAGCCGGAGACGCCGCCGCCGATGACGACGGCCTTGCCGGCCTGCACGCCGGGGACGCCGCCGGGCAGCACACCGCGGCCGCCGGCCGCGCGCATCAGGTGGTAGGCGCCGACCTGCGGGGCCAGGCGGCCCGCGACCTCGGACATCGGGGCGAGCAGCGGCAGGGCGCGGCTGGGCAGCTCGACGGTCTCGTAGGCGATCGCGGTGGTGCCGGCCTCCAGCAGGGCGTCCGTGCACTCCTTGGACGCGGCCAGGTGGAGGTAGGTGAAGAGCGTCTGGTCCTTGCGCAGGCGGTGGTACTCCTCCGCGATGGGCTCCTTGACCTTCAGCAGCAGGTCCGCGGCGGCCCAGACCTCGTCGGCGGTGTCGAGCATCCGCGCGCCGGCGGCGGTGTACTCGGCGTCCGTGATCGACGAGCCGAGGCCCGCGCCGCGCTCGATGACGACCTCGTGGCCGGCTCGCACCAGCTCGTTCACGCCGGCGGGGGTGATGGCCACCCGGAACTCGTTGTTCTTGACCTCGCGGGGAATGCCGACCTTCACGTCGATCACGGTCCTTGGCTCAGAGGATGGGGCTATTACAAGACATACCCAGGTGCACGGGGGCACACCGGGAGAGACCGCAGGAGAAAGTGCGGCAGAGCCAGTCTAATGAAGGTGTTCCCGCTGTCTAGCCTTTCATTGCATCAATCTTCAGCGGATGCACTACGGATTTCGCAGGCGTTAGCTCCGTGTTCCGTTCCTGCGTCGGGTCCGGGGGCGCCGGAGAGGGGTTCCGGGAGCTCCTCGCCGAGCATCCGCTCGGCCCTGGCGCGGTGCAGTCCGGCCGCCGTGGGGTCGCCGAGATGGTCCAGCGTGTCGGCCAGCCGCAGGTGCAGCGCCGCCTGGAGCCGCACGTCCTCGGCGCGGCGGGCCCACTCCACCGCCTCCTGGCAGGTGCGCAGCGACTCCTCGAACCGTCCGGCGTACTCCTGGACCCGGGCCAGTTCGCTCAACGCCCGCGCGTGGGCGGCCACATCACCCTCCCTGCGGTACCCGGCGATCGCCGCGCGCCAGTTGCGCAGCGCCTCGCCGTAGCGGCCCGCGTAGGTGTGGGCGGTGGCGATCCGGCCGTACAGCCGGGCGGCGTCCGCGCGCTCCTCGCGGGCGAGCCGCTGGGTGAGGGCGCGGCCGAACCAGTCGGCGGCCCGGTCGTAGTCCCCGAGCTCCAGGTGGGCACCGCCTACGGATTCCATCGCGCGGCCGGTCGCGTAGGGGTCGTTCGCCTCCCGTCCGGCGTCCAGCGCGGCCCGGTAGCGCACCAGCGCCTCGGCGGTGCGGCCGGTGCGGGCGTCGAGGTCGGCCAGGTTCAGCAGGGCGGCGGCCTTCTCCCGGGGCAGCGCGCGCCGCTCGGCGACGTCGAGGACGAGCCGGTGGATGCCGTACAGGTCGGGCGCCGCGGCCTGGGTGCCGATGTGGGCCACCATCGTCCGCACCAGCTGGGACATCAGGCGCCGGGCCAGGGTGTCCAGCTCGCCGTCGGCCACCGCGAGACGGGCGGCGGCCAACAGCGCGGGCCGGCGCAGACGCAGCCACTCGGCGGCGGCGCGGGGGGTGGAGAAGCGCACGGAGGGCGGCATGCCGAGGAGCTTCTCCCGGGCCTGCGGGCTGTCCGTCTCGGTGATCGCCCGGCATGCCTGGAGCAGCCGCACCGTCCGCTCCAGCATGCGGGCGCGCGCGAGCTGGAGCTCGGCGGGCCGCTCGTGGGACTCGGCCAGGGCCAGCAGCAGGGGGTGCAGGCAGCCGGGGACCTCGTACTCGGGCAGCGGCGAGTCCACCGCGCGCAGCAGACCGAGGGAGACGAAGTCGTCCAGGGTGGTGCGGGCGCCGGTGACCGAGCACCCGGCGAGCGCGGAGGCGGTGTGCGGGTCGACCAGCCCGGCCGGGGCGAGGGCGAGCAGGCGCAGTATCCGCGCGGCGGGGCTGGGCAGGGAGGCGTGGACGAGGTGGAAGACGCGGCTGAGCGGGGTCCCCTCGTCGCCCGCGGACCGCAGGTGCTTGGCGAGGTCGGCGACGGCCGCCTGGGGGCGGGCGGCGAGCCAGCCGCCGGCCAGGGTGAGGGCGGCGGGCTGGCCCTGGCACTGCTCGGCCAGGCTCTCGGCGGCCCGGGGGTCGACGGTGATGCGCACCGAGCCGATGCGCCGGGAGATCAGCTCGACGCCCGACTTGGTGTCGAGCCCGCCGAGGGTGCACGGGCGGACGTCGGTGATACCGGTGAGCGGACCGCGCGAGACGGCGACGGCCAGGCAGTCCGGGGTGTCCGGCAGCAGCGCGTCGACCTGCTCGGCGTCGGCGGCGTCGTCGAGCAGCAGCAGGGCCCGGCGGCCGGCGAGGGCGGTGCGCAGCGCCGCGGCCAGGTCGTCCGCGTCGGCGCCGGCCGGGGTGGGCCTGCCCAGCGCGGTCAGCAGTTCCCGGGCGGCGTGCTCGACGGGAACGCGGGTGCCGTCGGGCTCGCTCAGCCGGACCCGCAGCACTCCGTCGGGGTAGCGGCCGGCGACCTGGCGGACGAGTTCCCGGGCGAGCGTGGTGCGGCCGGAGCCGGGCCGGCCGGCGATGAGCAGCACGCGCGCGCGGGGGGCCTTGCGGCCGGAGAGCGTATCCAGGCCGGCGCGCTCGATGTCGGCGCGCAGTTCCTTCAGCTCACGGGTGCGGCCCAGGAACCCGTCCGCTTCCGCGAGGCCCCCGGCAATGTCGCCCGACAGCCGCACGCCGTCCGTGTCCACCGCCTGATCCGTCACGGGCCACACTCCCGGTCCCACCGCACGCCGACGCCCGCCGGAACTCCGGTGCGGGCGTTTTCCGAGCCTAGTTCACGCTCTGCGACGGACCGGGAGGGCCACGGCGAGCAAGTCCCCCGATCGGATCAGCCGATCGTCATACCGGGAGGGCGGGGAGGCCGCGAACGCCTCCCCGAAAAGCTTCGAGCACGACCTTCGAGCACAAAGCTTCGAGCACCACCGAGGCGTCGGCACCCGGGTTTTGGGGCCCCGGCTTCATGACCCCGGCTCGGGGACCCGGGCTTCGGGACCCGGCCCTACCCGGCCGTCAGGACTCGAAGGGACGGGCCGGCCACGGAGCCTGGGCCGGACGCAGCGCGTCGAGGCCGTCTCCCTGGCGGGCGGCGACCAGGGAGAGGACGCCCACCACGAGGCAGTTGTTCTGGAGCTCACCGGCGAGCACCCCGCGGACCAGCTCGGCGACGGGGACCCGCTCCAGCTCCATGTCGGCCTCTTCGTGCTCGACCTCGAAGCGCTCGCCCTCGGCCTCGGACAGACCGCGGGCGAGGAAGATCCGCACGGCCTCGTCACAACCGCCGGGGGTGGTGAAGACATCGGTCAGCACCCGCCAGTCCTCGGCCTTGACGTGGGCCTCCTCGTACAGCTCGCGCTGGGCGGCGTGCAGCGGGTTCTCGCCGGGGACGTCGAGCAGGCCGGCCGGGATCTCCCACAGCTTCCGGCGTACGGGGTGCCGGTACTGGCGGATGACCAGGACACGGTCGGCGTCGTCCAGGGCGAGCACGGCGACGGAGCCGGGGTGGACCTGGTAGTCGCGGGTCACCACCGTGCCGTCGGGCATGACCACGTCGTCGGTGCGGACGGAGGTCTTCTTGCCCCGGAAAGGGATGTCCGTCGCCCGGATCTCCCACTCCTCGTGGGTGTCCTTGATCGTCATGCCTGTCCTTCCAGACCCTTTCGATGTGCCGAGTCACGCATACGAACGCAGCCGGGGTGCCCACCTTTGGAAGGTTCGCACCCCGGCCACCGTACAGCCGTCGCGTTACTCGGCGATCTTCCGCCCGGCCTGCTGCCGCTCCACGGCCGCCTTCACCAGTCCGGCGAAGAGCGGGTGCGGGCGGGTCGGGCGCGACCGCAGCTCCGGGTGGGCCTGCGTGGCGACGAGGTAGGGGTGGACGTCGCGCGGGTACTCCACGTACTCGACGAGCTTGCCGTCCGGCGAGGTGCCGGAGAAGACGATGCCGGCCTTCTTCTCCAGCTCCGCGCGGTAGGCGTTGTTCACCTCGTAGCGGTGGCGGTGCCGCTCCTCGATGT contains the following coding sequences:
- a CDS encoding ParA family protein; translated protein: MPAQGQAPGRYEAVGSVAVRTFAAHQSHQMSGATQTHQSMDGQHVNAMAGDGSGAPHNHFADYEELPEGHFYDPDAEYEPDPEYAATLAPDAARQRRERIGPTGRPLPYFPIPGPLTDHGPAKIIAMCNQKGGVGKTTSAINLGAALAEYGRRVLLVDFDPQGALSVGLGVNPMELDLTVYNLLMERGMSADEVLLKTAVPNMDLLPSNIDLSAAEVQLVSEVARESSLQRALKPLLPDYDYVVIDCQPSLGLLTVNALTAAHKVIVPLECEFFALRGVALLTETIEKVQERLNPDLELDGILATMYDSRTVHSREVLARVVEAFDDHVYHTVIGRTVRFPETTVAGEPITTYASNSVGAAAYRQLAREVLARCHAE
- a CDS encoding segregation and condensation protein A — its product is MTSNGTPPPSSGPAGRRRALGRGPGAPRTAAPGGSAAETVPEAAPVVAAPAGPAGPGEPAAGARPEDGAPPTGTAPQAAPGAGDDGVFTVRLANFEGPFDLLLQLISKHKLDVTEVALSKVTDEFMAHIRAMGPDWDLDRTTEFLVVAATLLDLKAARLLPAAEVEDEADLALLEARDLLFARLLQYRAYKRIAEIFSERLDAEARSRPRTVGLEPRHAELLPEVVIGIGAEGFARLAVKAMQPKPKPQVYVDHIHAPLVSVQEQARIVVARLKELGEAAFRTLVEDTDDTLTVVARFLALLELYREKAVALEQETALGELLVRWTGGDTDTGPLVTDEFDRPPERREKTDTAGAHDTEEKA
- a CDS encoding tetratricopeptide repeat protein, whose translation is MTDQAVDTDGVRLSGDIAGGLAEADGFLGRTRELKELRADIERAGLDTLSGRKAPRARVLLIAGRPGSGRTTLARELVRQVAGRYPDGVLRVRLSEPDGTRVPVEHAARELLTALGRPTPAGADADDLAAALRTALAGRRALLLLDDAADAEQVDALLPDTPDCLAVAVSRGPLTGITDVRPCTLGGLDTKSGVELISRRIGSVRITVDPRAAESLAEQCQGQPAALTLAGGWLAARPQAAVADLAKHLRSAGDEGTPLSRVFHLVHASLPSPAARILRLLALAPAGLVDPHTASALAGCSVTGARTTLDDFVSLGLLRAVDSPLPEYEVPGCLHPLLLALAESHERPAELQLARARMLERTVRLLQACRAITETDSPQAREKLLGMPPSVRFSTPRAAAEWLRLRRPALLAAARLAVADGELDTLARRLMSQLVRTMVAHIGTQAAAPDLYGIHRLVLDVAERRALPREKAAALLNLADLDARTGRTAEALVRYRAALDAGREANDPYATGRAMESVGGAHLELGDYDRAADWFGRALTQRLAREERADAARLYGRIATAHTYAGRYGEALRNWRAAIAGYRREGDVAAHARALSELARVQEYAGRFEESLRTCQEAVEWARRAEDVRLQAALHLRLADTLDHLGDPTAAGLHRARAERMLGEELPEPLSGAPGPDAGTEHGANACEIRSASAED
- the scpB gene encoding SMC-Scp complex subunit ScpB, with the protein product MSEETTADPAGPGTVAGLELKPALEAVLMVVDEPATEEHLAKILERPRRQVADALRELADEYTAQGRGFELRFVAGGWRFYTRAGYAPAVDRFVLDGQQARLTQAALETLAVVAYRQPVSRSRVSAVRGVNCDGVMRTLLQRGLVEEAGTEPETGAILYRTTNYFLERMGLRGLDELPELAPFLPEAEAIEAETLEGVPSFDPDAPDSEDADDKTEL
- a CDS encoding NUDIX domain-containing protein, encoding MTIKDTHEEWEIRATDIPFRGKKTSVRTDDVVMPDGTVVTRDYQVHPGSVAVLALDDADRVLVIRQYRHPVRRKLWEIPAGLLDVPGENPLHAAQRELYEEAHVKAEDWRVLTDVFTTPGGCDEAVRIFLARGLSEAEGERFEVEHEEADMELERVPVAELVRGVLAGELQNNCLVVGVLSLVAARQGDGLDALRPAQAPWPARPFES
- the ald gene encoding alanine dehydrogenase, coding for MIDVKVGIPREVKNNEFRVAITPAGVNELVRAGHEVVIERGAGLGSSITDAEYTAAGARMLDTADEVWAAADLLLKVKEPIAEEYHRLRKDQTLFTYLHLAASKECTDALLEAGTTAIAYETVELPSRALPLLAPMSEVAGRLAPQVGAYHLMRAAGGRGVLPGGVPGVQAGKAVVIGGGVSGWNAAQIAIGMGFHVTLLDKDINKLKEADKIFGTKIQTVVSNAFELEKACLEADLVIGAVLIPGAKAPKLVTNELVSRMKPGSVLVDIAIDQGGCFEDSHPTTHAEPTFQVHDSVFYCVANMPGAVPNTSTYALTNATLPYIVELANRGWAEALRRDPALAKGLNTHDGKVVYKEVAEAHGLEHVELSSLLG